A section of the Labrus mixtus chromosome 15, fLabMix1.1, whole genome shotgun sequence genome encodes:
- the tcf15 gene encoding transcription factor 15, which yields MMAFAMLRPVATQLIYSDFTITSEDDENRSESDGSSEQSYCGSSEKRRRISRKLEGGSTVVVKQRSAANARERGRTQSVNSAFTALRTLIPTEPVDRKLSKIETLRLASSYISHLANVLLLGDGGADGQPCLDVVHAQGESGAQQPRTICTFCLSNQRKGIKDAKDCLKMRGLGPLRMRR from the exons ATGATGGCTTTCGCCATGCTGCGGCCCGTGGCGACACAGTTGATCTACTCAGACTTCACCATCACGTCCGAGGATGACGAAAATCGCAGCGAGAGCGATGGCAGCTCGGAGCAAAGTTACTGTGGATCCTCTGAGAAACGACGCAGGATTTCGCGCAAGCTGGAAGGAGGCTCCACTGTGGTGGTGAAGCAGAGGAGCGCAGCTAACGCCCGGGAGAGGGGAAGGACCCAGAGTGTCAACTCCGCTTTCACAGCCCTCCGGACTCTCATTCCCACCGAGCCGGTGGACAGAAAACTCTCAAAAATCGAAACTCTTCGCCTGGCGTCCAGCTATATTTCCCATCTGGCAAACGTGCTTCTTCTCGGGGACGGCGGCGCGGATGGACAGCCCTGTCTCGACGTGGTTCATGCGCAAGGAGAGAGCGGGGCGCAGCAGCCGCGAACCATCTGCACCTTCTGTTTGAGCAACCAGAGAAAAGGG ataaAGGATGCCAAAGACTGTTTAAAGATGCGAGGGCTGGGTCCACTGAGAATGAGACGCTGA